A DNA window from Camelina sativa cultivar DH55 chromosome 13, Cs, whole genome shotgun sequence contains the following coding sequences:
- the LOC104736471 gene encoding two-component response regulator-like APRR5 isoform X1, translating into MLRGAADYLVKPLRRNELRNLWQHVWRRQTSLAPDCFPMDESVGQQKPEGASANNSNGKRDEHLVVGNGGDAQSSCTRPEMEGESADVEVNARDSLQMECAKSQFRETVLANEMQNSSKEAIDFMGASFRRTGQRNREETVAKYESRIELDLSLRRPNASSENQSSGDRPSLHPSSASAFSRYVHRPLQTQCSASPVVPDQRKNVAPSQDDNIVIFNQYNSSEPLPNAPRRNDACFYTGEDSPGPPFSNQMNSWPGQSSYATLMPINNIHFRGPNTAYASAMAPTSVSPSPSSVSPHEYSSMFHPFNGKPEGLLERDGSMDLDERRYVSSATEHSAIGNHIEKKNEDGYSSSVGKLQQSLQREAALTKFRMKRKDRCFEKKVRYESRKKLAEQRPRIKGQFVRQVLQSTEAPQ; encoded by the exons ATGTTGAGAGGTGCTGCGGATTATCTTGTTAAGCCGTTGAGGAGGAATGAGTTGAGAAATCTCTGGCAACATGTCTGGAGACGACAAACT TCACTAGCTCCTGATTGCTTTCCAATGGATGAGAGTGTTGGACAACAGAAACCCGAGGGTGCGTCTGCAAACAATTCAAACGGAAAGAGAGATGAGCATCTTGTAGTTGGGAATGGTGGTGATGCTCAG AGCTCGTGTACAAGACCTGAGATGGAAGGAGAGAGTGCAGATGTGGAGGTCAACGCGAGAGACTCGTTGCAGATGGAGTGCGCAAAGTCTCAGTTTAGGGAGACAGTTCTAGCGAATGAGATGCAGA ACTCGTCGAAAGAAGCTATTGACTTCATGGGAGCATCGTTTAGAAGAACTGGACAACGTAACAGAGAAGAAACTGTTGCAAAATACGAATCTCGGATAGAGCTTGATCTCTCTTTGAGAAGACCAAACGCTTCTTCCGAGAACCAATCTTCTGGAGACCGACCCTCTCTTCATCCTTCTAGTGCCTCAGCTTTCTCACG GTACGTACACAGACCATTGCAGACACAATGTTCAGCCTCTCCGGTGGTTCCTGATCAACGAAAGAACGTTGCGCCAAGTCAAGATGATAATATTGTGATATTCAACCAATACAATTCATCTGAACCGCTTCCAAATGCTCCAAGAAGAAACGATGCTTGCTTTTACACTGGAGAGGACTCACCAGGTCCACCATTTAGCAATCAGATGAATTCTTGGCCTGGACAGAGCTCTTACGCAACACTAATGCCCATCAATAACATACACTTCAGGGGTCCTAACACAGCGTATGCATCTGCTATGGCTCCTACTTCAGTCTCCCCAAGCCCTAGTTCCGTTAGCCCGCATGAATACAGTTCCATGTTTCACCCCTTCAACGGTAAACCCGAGGGTTTGCTAGAGCGGGATGGTTCCATGGACTTAGATGAGAGAAGATACGTCTCTTCTGCAACCGAACATAGTGCAATAGGCAATCACattgagaagaagaacgaaGACGGATACTCGTCGTCAGTTGGGAAACTTCAGCAATCTCTTCAACGGGAAGCCGCTTTAACCAAATTCCGGATGAAGCGTAAAGATagatgttttgagaaaaag GTCCGTTATGAGAGCCGGAAGAAATTGGCAGAGCAACGTCCCCGAATCAAAGGGCAATTCGTTCGTCAAGTCCTCCAATCCACAGAGGCTCCTCAGTGA
- the LOC104736471 gene encoding two-component response regulator-like APRR5 isoform X2: MDESVGQQKPEGASANNSNGKRDEHLVVGNGGDAQSSCTRPEMEGESADVEVNARDSLQMECAKSQFRETVLANEMQNSSKEAIDFMGASFRRTGQRNREETVAKYESRIELDLSLRRPNASSENQSSGDRPSLHPSSASAFSRYVHRPLQTQCSASPVVPDQRKNVAPSQDDNIVIFNQYNSSEPLPNAPRRNDACFYTGEDSPGPPFSNQMNSWPGQSSYATLMPINNIHFRGPNTAYASAMAPTSVSPSPSSVSPHEYSSMFHPFNGKPEGLLERDGSMDLDERRYVSSATEHSAIGNHIEKKNEDGYSSSVGKLQQSLQREAALTKFRMKRKDRCFEKKVRYESRKKLAEQRPRIKGQFVRQVLQSTEAPQ, translated from the exons ATGGATGAGAGTGTTGGACAACAGAAACCCGAGGGTGCGTCTGCAAACAATTCAAACGGAAAGAGAGATGAGCATCTTGTAGTTGGGAATGGTGGTGATGCTCAG AGCTCGTGTACAAGACCTGAGATGGAAGGAGAGAGTGCAGATGTGGAGGTCAACGCGAGAGACTCGTTGCAGATGGAGTGCGCAAAGTCTCAGTTTAGGGAGACAGTTCTAGCGAATGAGATGCAGA ACTCGTCGAAAGAAGCTATTGACTTCATGGGAGCATCGTTTAGAAGAACTGGACAACGTAACAGAGAAGAAACTGTTGCAAAATACGAATCTCGGATAGAGCTTGATCTCTCTTTGAGAAGACCAAACGCTTCTTCCGAGAACCAATCTTCTGGAGACCGACCCTCTCTTCATCCTTCTAGTGCCTCAGCTTTCTCACG GTACGTACACAGACCATTGCAGACACAATGTTCAGCCTCTCCGGTGGTTCCTGATCAACGAAAGAACGTTGCGCCAAGTCAAGATGATAATATTGTGATATTCAACCAATACAATTCATCTGAACCGCTTCCAAATGCTCCAAGAAGAAACGATGCTTGCTTTTACACTGGAGAGGACTCACCAGGTCCACCATTTAGCAATCAGATGAATTCTTGGCCTGGACAGAGCTCTTACGCAACACTAATGCCCATCAATAACATACACTTCAGGGGTCCTAACACAGCGTATGCATCTGCTATGGCTCCTACTTCAGTCTCCCCAAGCCCTAGTTCCGTTAGCCCGCATGAATACAGTTCCATGTTTCACCCCTTCAACGGTAAACCCGAGGGTTTGCTAGAGCGGGATGGTTCCATGGACTTAGATGAGAGAAGATACGTCTCTTCTGCAACCGAACATAGTGCAATAGGCAATCACattgagaagaagaacgaaGACGGATACTCGTCGTCAGTTGGGAAACTTCAGCAATCTCTTCAACGGGAAGCCGCTTTAACCAAATTCCGGATGAAGCGTAAAGATagatgttttgagaaaaag GTCCGTTATGAGAGCCGGAAGAAATTGGCAGAGCAACGTCCCCGAATCAAAGGGCAATTCGTTCGTCAAGTCCTCCAATCCACAGAGGCTCCTCAGTGA